The segment TGTGGCCCAGTAGTGTTTAATCGGTTTTATGTCAgccaattcaataattataatttgttcacTGAGTATAACGAGATAACGATTCGTTGTTTTTGTTGACATATTTTCTTTGATACAAATGTGGAGGTATATTCTGTGcagaatatttaattagttatttatttactgatattttcaataataaatatctttaaaaatttattatagatGGGATGGGTGATAAACTTTAATAAACTTATGTCaaggatattatttatttttataaagttcaaCTAAATAGAACGAGTGAGTGTGGGCATCCCCGTAGATATACACATTCACTTTGTGGGTGTCAGGGTACCATCAATCTAAATTGGCTGGTTAATAACACTACATcaagtaaagttataaataaaaacaaaacaatgacaACTTACAAAACATCTAGAGGCCTTTTGTAGAAAATAACATccgagaaaatatatatattgtactacgCTACTGTATTTTCTATTATAACCACgtaccataatatttttatttttcagggtAGAGAGTGTTTCTTCCCAAGAAAAATTTGCAAGAACAAAGCCTTCTTGCCGTCATATGAGTCCGAAGTAATACAAGGACCCACTCTGCTCTACCTTCTTAAAATGCCActtaatttattcacattttaagATACTTAATATTGTACGCATTAGTATTTAGATATGCTAAGTAAATCAGCATAAAGATTTAAACTACGCGCGCTTGATACTACTTTCGAAACAACAAGATCAACAGGATATATCTTAACATATAAACTGAGATGTGAGACCACAGAACAAAAACTAGGTTAACACCTTCAGTGAGGCTCAATCTTGAGTGGTGGatgataagtattttaataacacaGCTAGACGCCCTAGTGTCTATCGCATTCAACTTGTTACAGAACTGTACAATAAaagtttagttatattaaatgtaGTTGACTACTGTACAACAACTGCCTAGCtgtaataaatgtagttaaactactctactattactgtacatataatacatataatagttAAACTACTGTAAAAAAACTGCCTAGCTGTATTACATGTAattaaactactatacaataactTTCTAGCTATTACACATATAGTTAAACTACATACTGCACAATAATGGCCTAGCTATAATGGATTTAGTTGACTACTGTAATATAGTTGTGTAGCCATAATACATGTAGTTGACTACTGTGCAACAAATGCCtagctgtaatacatgtagttaaactaCTCTACTATTACTGAccatataatacatgtagttaaattactatacaataactgcTTAGCTATAATACATATAGTTAAATTACTGCATAATAACGGCCTAGCTATAATGCATCTAGTTGACTACTGTGATATAGTTGTCTAGCCATAATACATGTAGTCGTATACTGTAATGAACTGCCTGTAATAAATGTAGTAACCCAACAATTACTCAGATGAGATATATAACTGTAGAAGTTGTTTACCTGTGTTGCAACGACTGCGTCAACAAGTCGTGATTACCTACTTGGCTCGTATTTTGAACGTTTACACTTCGGTATTCAGAAAAAAACCAGAAGTACTTAAGCCCTTACACAATGTACCGCACCAATTAAAGATACTTGATTAGTTTAAGCTGAAATGTAAGActtagaaacatatattttagacaGACCTTAGGAGGTTTTAAAGGGAATGATCATAACGATAGCAAGTATATGAAATCTGATAAAGGCAAAAACAGTTAGAAAGTGCCATCATTACCGCAGAGTGGCTCCCTGTTACAATTCCATGCTTCTTATgacacaattatattataatttcattcatattttacaaataaagcaGATGGAGTAATTAGTCGCTTATCTTGATTGATAACTTAAAAAACCTTACAAGGTATCTTTGGACAAACAAAGAAAGCTTCGCTGTAGAAAAGCATGAGGTTTAAGATTGcttttttctgaatattatttgGGTACAGAGAGCTATCCCCATACTTGGATACCAGGTAAATTGCAATAGCTTAGCTGTAAACGGTAGGATCAAAATCCTTCAGAGAACTTACCAAGTCAGCAATAATTAACCTATATATTTCTTATAAGACAATTTCCATTAGGGCTTGAATGCTAACTTAAACTTTTCATATGGCGCCTATTTTGTTAGCTATACAAATATCTAAAAGCCaggtaaattaaaacaattgttattttatccCTATAATTTCGCAAGGAgaatagaaatataaagtttttaaataaaaagtatacacaTTCCTCTTATTTTAAAggctgataattttttatatattatgtccatcatgttttttttgtaaaaatatacatagaattcttaatataaatagaaaacttaaACGTTAATACCTTCTTGGAGGCCGGAAACTTTTTTAGGTGACGTAAAAGTTGGAGGTAAGAAACGTGGTGCTTCCTTAATGCAGTCTAATcgatattaaaaaaagcaaacGTGAACCAGATACTTTTCTGCAGTAAAAGAAGATTTTTTTCTGCTTGTTAAAAGACAGCTTGGTAAGattattgattgtaaaattaaagaaaaattgtgaaaactttaataaatgtaCCCTTCAAGTGGTTTTGAATATAGGATTGAAAAACACATAGGCCTATAAGATGGTAGTTATCTCcatataacaaaaacaagattTCACGACgaagtaaattattatggaatatTGAGGACATTGTCTTTAAAATCTTTATGAATTTCCTGATTAATTGTACCACAGCCATACTATCCTTAGTGTAACAATACTCTACAAGTTTAAAAGGACATCTGACTCTATCTGTTTTCAGTATTTAAAGTGATGCTTTCAAAGTGTGGACGGATATAAAATGCACCCTATTTCGAAGAGATTTACAAGGTCAATTACTGCATGCCAccaaaaaacttttgtaaacggttatttattgttacataactattatattctataattataCTTGCCAGTATTTAAACGATACAGAACTTTATCAAGTAGACAGCCCTTTAAAATcactaaacaaaacattattgcgaaattaattttaaagaattgtgGTTTTGATAGGTAAATGGAGTCTAGATTTCACAGCAATTGCAAAACTACTTAACAAACCtgtattattatacttatgtGGATTCTCCTGTTTGCCCATTATAAGCAAATTAGTATCCTATTAcatataaattgtaaactttGTCCATGAGACTAAAGAGTAACATGTAAGTATTTGAGTGGCATTTCCAATTTGGCAGGCGTTTTATCCTAGTGATGTTTGCAACCAATGATACAATTGTTTAGTgcgttaattttcaatataattataaagtatggctcttatttaatattgtaaaaacaatctTGATTTTTTACTGCAATGTCAATGagtattttgtgttatattacgCTGTACGAATATGTCCCACTGGCCTCCAAATTTCCAAcgagtaattttgttaatatttatgagtGATTTTGTTGTTAAACAGCTGATTACTTAAACAAACGTGCTTCTCAGGAGGTTTTTCTCAATCCAATATCACttaatattagttgataacacgatataaaattctataaacatTGTGAACTTTTatattagctccagttcaccttcctcttagtgcagtgccTGGGATATAGAACTGTTACAGACTTGATACATGAATACGGAATCAACATGATCTAAACATCGAATATCGTCTGAAGAGATTGAAAAAAGTTGTTTGGATTGAAACAAACAGTGTTGGACAGAAAAGCTGAAAACGCCGATACTTAAAGTATAAAATCTAGtacaatctagatgaagaggtgctCTTATTTCTTCGTCAGGCGCACAAGTAAGTCATGTGTAGTAAACTCGGTTACTCCTCCGTGCTTTGGAATCGTACCTAAaacgtagtgcactcaattttgaGCGCCTTCGTCTGACAAACtctaagatgaaggtgaactggaggtcaACTCAACGTTCATatgttgaatcaacccttcccaactTAGCTACGTTATATGCATCCAATAaccagtttataaatttaatggtttaaaatgGTTAACTCttttcatcttataaataaaaatgaatgtcgaaatgtgttggtaagcgctaaactcgataacgggtggacggattcggttaattctttttgtaaaatgttcattgaaatccgaggaaggtttttatgaagaaaaagttaagaaaatatatctggaatattttggaattcaggaaaaattgtagtttgtacgtttcataattaaaattaaactggcactaaacagctgttgacagctatagttcgacaaactttctgaaacatctgcttacatttaaatgttaccaataataaataaacagagcGTGatcgtgtaatgcagatagtaaataaaacattaatatatctgtgACCTAATCTATTGAGTTTGCTTTTGTCAACTGATACACGAAACAAATTCGTATATCGTGTTTTGTGCAGAGTGTTTACTtagttagtgtttgtttagttcgtgattagtgaaaaaataatttatatttgatatgccTCCTATAAGACGAAGCAATTTAGGTAGAAGAACCAGAAATGCTACAAACCAAGCTAATTACCGATCTAATCGTACTGCACAAGAACGTGACGACGGAAATGAACGTGGAAGAATTCGGATATTACAAACGCGTGAATCGCGAGCGCGACATTCAACTAATAATCGCGCAAGTTTGAATCGAGCTGCTTTCAGTTACGATGTGTCAATTGACTACAGTAACTACCAATGTGTTGTTATTGGTTCTATGAACTCGGTTTGCTCACACTGTaaggcattaaaatacaaaaacgaagCCAATGGATTGTGTTGCGCaaatggtaaagtaaaattgataCCATTGGATCCACCACCAGAACCATTGTACTCATTGGTTTCAGGAATAAGAACAGAttctatacactttttgacacatatccaacaatataacaattgCTTTCAAATGACTTCATTTGGGACAACAAATGTAGTTCGGGAAAATTTTATGCCAACTTTCAAGGTATGTATTATAGCagttactcataattattttagcgAACAAAATTTTCTGTCACCAAAGTTAAGATGTGTCactaatctttaatttcttaatcacttatatatcacttagtcatcatattatatggtgattcagtttcagtgacacttttattatattttatatttgatagatattagttaaaactaaatatatactttttaagataaaatattatttaagtttgatcactgacaatccattaatttataccacaccataatatattttttttatttacagatacaaGGGAAAATATATCACAGAGCAGGTTCACTGTTACCAGTGTCAGATAGCGACAACAAATtcctgcaaatttattttatgggcaaTTCACCACAAGAAATTGATCTGCGTTGTGcacataacaatttagtaaagaggtctattgtagaacaattacaaactttatttcatcaacacaatcaattgattatattgtttaaaactgccCTGGATCTGATGCCATCCGataatcacaaaattgtaatcagaGCTGATAAAACACCTGCAGGTCAACATACAAGACGTTTTAATGCACCAACTATTGATGAAGTTGCTAACGTTGTAGTTGGAGAAAACTTGGAATCCCGTGATATTGTTTTACATCGTCGGAATGATCAATTACAACGTATAAAGGAAACACACCGCTCAtatgatgcactgcaatatccCATTATATTTTGGCAAGGTGAAGATGGCTacgatttctcaataaaaatgataaatcccattacaggtaactaaaatattagtttagctaTGGCGATAATATCTCagtcattatattatgtatattttaattttatatttgaatgttattaaaacaaaatatatttacaggttctgaaaccaacaaaaaagtcagttCAATGAACTATTATTCATACCGCCTAATGATTcgggaaaatgaagaaaatcacatattgaaatgtcggcgattatatcacaaatatgttgttgacatgtatgttaaaattgaaacGGAGAGATTAACATTCATCAGGTTGAATCAAACCAAATTCCGATCTGAAGAGTATATTCACCTTCGAGATGCGATTAATACTGATGGAAATGCACAGAATGTCGGTCGGATGACTATTCTTCCAGCAACATACATCGGAAGCCCTCGGCATATGCACGAATATGCTCAAGATGCCATGTCGTATGTTCGTCATTATGGTACAGCagatttgttcatcacatttacatgcaatccgCAATGGATAGAAATCAAGCAGGAGTCACCCATTGATCGTCATGATATTACAGCCAGAGTCTGTAAAAATTGAAATCTTCAATGGATTTCATCGTAAAACATAATGTGTTTGGTGAGACACGCTGCTGGATGTATTCTGTGGAGTGGCAGAAACGAGGGTTGCCACATGCACACATTTTGATTTGGTTGGTTGAAAAGATAAGGCCAAATGAAGTTGATGCAGTGATATCAGCTGAAATCCCTAATGTACAAGTAGATCCTGGATTGCATGAGGTAGTTATCAAAAACATGATACATGGTCCCTGTGGAActcttaatcaaaattcaccttgtATGATGGATGGTAAATGTTCAAAACGATATCCACGGACATTAATATCGGAAACAATTACTGGTAATGACGGTTATCCATTGTATCGTCGCAGATCGACAGCAGACAATGGAAAATCaacaattgtcaaattaaatcaacaagatattgaaatagataatcgttggattgttCCATATTCACCCATTTTATCAAAGACATTCAAAGCACACATCAACGTTGAATCTTGCCATTCagtgaaatctattaaatacatttgcaaatatGTAACCAAAGGGAGTGATATGGCTGTGATTGGAATTGGTGCAGAGAATTCCAATGATGAAGTTACCCAATACCAAATGGGCCGCTATGTCAGTAGTAATGAAGCAGTTTGGCgaatattttcttttcctattCATGAGAGACACCCTTCTGTTGTTCACTTAGCTGTGCATTTAGAAAATGGACAAAGAGTGTATTTTACAGCACAGAACGCAGTACAAAGAGCTGCTCAGCCACCATCTACTACATTAACCAGTTTTTTTGAGACATGCCAAAACGATGATTTCGCACAAACATTGCTATATTCTGAAATGCCAAAATATTATACCTGGAATCAATCCTCAAGGAGATTTATACGACGGAAACAAGGAAAACCAGTTCCAGGATATACAGATGTATATTCCACCGATGCGATTGGCCGGATTTATTCAGTACATCCAAGCaatgatgaatatttttatttacgactGCTATTAGTCAATGTACGTGGCCCAACATCATTCCAACAGTTACGAACTGTTGATGGTGAATTTTGTGGATCCTACAGAGAAGCCTGTCAACGTTTGCAATTGCTTGAAAATGACGCTCATTGGGATCAAACTCTCAATGATGCTGTAATATCATCACACGCTCATCAAATacgaacattgttttctataatcatatctacatgcttcccatcaaacccaattgatttgtggatcaagtacaaagattatatgtgtgatgatattttgtatcaaatacggaatagaatgggaaatccaaatatacaaatcagtgaagaaatttaCAATGAAGCATTGATTTCAATTGAGGACATGTGCTTGATaatgtcaaacaaactattaattcaattagGCCTGACCGCGCCCAATCGTCCAATGCATGACGCTTTTAACCAAGAGTTGCATCGAGAAAAACTGTATGATTTCAACGCtttgaaagaattaattcaaacaaatcttcCACTGTTAAATGAACAACAGAAGTATGTATTTGAAACTCTTATGAAAGTAACAAATGATGAAACTGGAGGGATTTACTTCTTAGATGCACCTGGTGGTAcaggaaaaacttttttgatttcattaatattagcaacaattcgctcacaaaataaaattgcacttgCACTCGCTTCGTCGGGAATCGCAGCAACTTTGCTTGAAGGTGGTCGAACAGCCCATTCAGCACTAAAATTGCCATTAAATATGCAAAGCAATGAAACTCCAACCTGCAACGTTTCGAAGAACTCTGCAATGGCAAAGGTTTTGCAgcaatgtaaattgattgtttgggatGAATGCACGATGGCACATAAAAAATCTTTGGAGGCTTTAGACAGAACCTTAAAATATCTACGGAGCAATAATAACCGATTTGGTGGTGCAATGATTTTATTAGCAGGAGATTTTCGTCAAAAATTGCCAGTGATTCCACGATCAACGCCAGCTGATGAACTCAATGCATGTCTAAAGTCCTCCAATTTGTGGAAACATGTCAAAGTACTTCATTTAAGCAAGAATATGCGTGTCGAGTTGCAAAATGACCAATCTGGAAACATATTCTCTAAACAACTCATTGACATTGGTAATGGCAAATTTCCTATAGACTTGTTGACTGGCTGCATTAACTTTCCTCAAAGTTTTTGTCAGTTAACTCGATCAAAAGATGAACTTATTCAGAAGGTGTTTCCAGATGTTTCTCAAAATTACAGAAACCATGATTGGTTGAGCGAACGAGCTATACTGGCTGCAAAAATCatagatgtaaatgaattaaatttcaaaattcaagaacaaattacaGGCGAATTGAGGATATATAAATCAGTTGATTCGGCTACTAATCAAGATGATGTAGTCAACTATCCACCGGAATTTTTAAACTCGCTGGATTTGCCAGGATTGCCACCTCACAATCTTCAATTAAAGGTTGGATCGGTGGTTATAATGTTGCGAAATATCAACCAACCGCGTCTTTGCAACGGTACACGGTTAgcgataaaaaatttactaaacaatgtgATAGAATCAACTATACTCAAAGGAAAGTATAAAGGAGAGGATGTTCTCATACCGCGCATCCCAATGATTCCGACTGatgtgccatttgagtttaaacgactACAGTTTCCAGTGCGGCTTGCTTTTGCTATGACTATAAACAAGTCCCAGGGGCAATCATTAAGTGATTGTGGTATTAATCTAGAAAACCCATGTTTCTCACATGGTCAATTGTATGTTACCTGTTCCCGTGTTGGAAAACCATCAGATTTGTTTATCTATGCGCcaggtaatcaaacaaaaaacatcgtaTACCACAAAGCattacaatgataataataataattatgattcacatgattaacaataaagcgattacttacttttaaatccttatatatgttttatttaattattttttattcacaacgccctatcaccagggtgacggttctgttcaggagaatgtttttaaatacgtaggcaaaaaaactgccacattacaaatctttttgacaGGACGAAGTCTGTTGGGTCAGCtagtattaacataaatatttccaGTGTACAAATTTGCAAACCGCTGCTTTTTTACAGTtctttttgttccaaaaagtaACTTGAATTTGTAACAAACGTAGTGATCACTCGTAGTAGCCGAACAAATCGTTACAACAGTCTCGAAGCGCCAAGTTCTTCCAGTTATAGGCTAGGAGTATTCGCTAGTCGCGAATTACTGAAATACTAATGTATAACTTACCTCTATTACAAGATCACATAGATTTTAATCAGCCCCTTAATCACATAAGATTGAGGAGcttgcaaataataaatattatactgtttatTGTCTTTGTCATGGGCAATTGGGCATAGAGAAGGttccaaattattatataacGCTTCCATATGTTTTACAAACGAGTTTAAGGtacattaaaaatgcaatattattagtattgattaagtttaaaacaaaacagcataaaaaacacaagaaaagttttattttaaactataaatttaacaaatattataaaaatttatgtattgaaatatttattagagttaaattacaatagttttgcAACAAGCAACACAATAGCAACGCTACCTGGCAGCGTTAGCTGCAACCACCTGGTCGCATGAGCTGCCATTACTACAACTACCGCTTCTGTTGGTAAAAGCCAGAAAGTTTCAAACAAGTGTCAAAGCGTATCGTTGGTAGCACTGCATTCGACACTGGAAGGTTTCATATACTCAACACTTGTCCAGCAATGCGTTACCAGTAGTGTTATCTTTGTTTCATatctcaagaacggctggacTAATTCAACTTATTCTTTTCTTTTACCATTCGGGGAAGGTTTTTACGATGACCAATATTAGAAAAGTTACTGGAATATCTTAGAACTCggatacagttttaataattatgtttcataatccaaatttaacagATATTCAACAGCTATTTACTAAATGTTCAACAAATTGGCTTAACAAtctgttaacatttaaattttctaaaatattaacaacactGTAGTGTTATGAAGATAAAAAATTGTATCCCTCCAGTTATATTTGATATAACACCCCACTCGTTTTCCATGGTCCTAATTTAAAGACGCcccagtttttatttaaaaaaattctactgTTACTTGTGGAATGATTAACATTCTATAATATTTCCTAGCTTGAAGTAGagaaaataactttaatgaaAGATTTAGAAGAATAACTGAAAATTATTGTCACCTTAAACTCACTGACGAAGAGAATAGTTTACTCACTTGCAAGGATCGTATGAAATAGAGTCagtcacaaattattttaaaattaatgagacGATTTTAAAAGGAATACATTTTAACGAAATGACACATTTTTTATAGAACGTAATAAAGTACCTAACATTTTGGCActcttcaaaatttttaagaacattagtttaatatttttgatataattcCTTTACTGTTTTTCCATGGCCTGATTTAAAAAAGGccagttttatgttaaatgtgaACTATTCCTTCTAATTAATATCAGTAAAAGtagtactttttaaacatttccgtcttcaggaagttattaaaaaataagcaaaataacagAAACCAACAACTtattaaataacactttaaattcacttactaagAGAATAATTTGCTCACTTACATAtatcgtaaaatatttattagctcTACTCAGAGATTGTAAGAAGTTTATAGGAGAGAAAAACGTCAATCTTTCCAATTTCAATATTAACCTGTTTGCATCTACCGTCACTATGAAtagtttacttacatttaaactTCAGAATTATCTTTAGGGCGGTCTTAGAAATAAGTTCTGCCGCGATTGCAGTGTAATCATACGGTTATCGACAAAAATAGCCCATCTGCAAATACATCAAACAATACATCTTTCAAGGCaagtaaactatttttgtaatgttacaaatttaaatgagTATTTAGGAAGTTTTAAAATCGCTGCTTTAGTTACTtggatatgttttaatatattaagtaattgtttggAGTGTTATTTAGAAAATAGATAAGAATATAATATCAGACACGCATTTTGCCTTTCGTAAGAGTAAAGAATACAaatcgtaaaatataaaaacttgatatttatcAAAGGCTAAGACTAAGATTCTTGTAGTTCACTTATtttacttagtcctaaaaggaactTTCATCTACTTCCGGAGTGCTGCATATATAGGATGGGTAAGTTTGAGGTAGGGTAAGGTCGTCGCATTGTGTCAAGATCTCATGTACGAGATACCATTATCTCGTACTTCAACTTTGGGGAGATAAAGAGCACAATCTCAGACATGTCTCATTGGAAGAAATAAAGGCCAGTTATGTTCTAGCTTATTCCAGTCAATACTCTCTAATggcattaaaaaaagaattattttatataattcacatTGTCGTACACTGTTTTGTGCCTCACGGCACTAAAGAGATTAAACTGAATTGAATGATTAGGTTTAGAAACGCTATGGGAGTCCTGCGTACTCCACAGAATAATAGAATTACCGACTAacctttttttttactttaatatctggacatttgcggttagtgatgtgttgCTCATGAATATCCATTGGGCTGCCCAGATGTGCCACAGAGGGTTTTCCTTACCCAGTGTGACACAGGGTAAAATCTTCACTGACAGGTAAAACCCAGTCATAGTTTAACTCTCCTGGGATTTACAGAGTACGAGGATGTTATTCTTATAGATTGAATTTTGACCTTAAAATTATTAGGCATATTTAATAAGGTAGTAGCATAAATTACATAACATGTTGGTGACTTTTAGTCCTTGAAACTCTATAAATTTGgatcatattaattaaatgatgGTGGGGAGGGGGTTGTCAAACATTTATAAGTATTGCATTATATATGGGTAAACTGTGAGAAAAACagataaaattgttgaaaaaaacaaaactttcattACGCATGATGATTTAGGTAGTTAGTAAAAACTGCACATAAACTCCAATGAACAATTATGGGTATATTTTGGGAGCAAAGTTTTCAAACACTTCGTAGTTTGAACTCATATAAAAACGTAAATCaagaaaagtatataaatagatttaaaaggttatattatatttttaagtattcagaaaaatttacaaacattgctCGCGATCGCAAAGAAG is part of the Homalodisca vitripennis isolate AUS2020 chromosome 8, UT_GWSS_2.1, whole genome shotgun sequence genome and harbors:
- the LOC124367829 gene encoding uncharacterized protein LOC124367829 codes for the protein MIHGPCGTLNQNSPCMMDGKCSKRYPRTLISETITGNDGYPLYRRRSTADNGKSTIVKLNQQDIEIDNRWIVPYSPILSKTFKAHINVESCHSVKSIKYICKYVTKGSDMAVIGIGAENSNDEVTQYQMGRYVSSNEAVWRIFSFPIHERHPSVVHLAVHLENGQRVYFTAQNAVQRAAQPPSTTLTSFFETCQNDDFAQTLLYSEMPKYYTWNQSSRRFIRRKQGKPVPGYTDVYSTDAIGRIYSVHPSNDEYFYLRLLLVNVRGPTSFQQLRTVDGEFCGSYREACQRLQLLENDAHWDQTLNDAVISSHAHQIRTLFSIIISTCFPSNPIDLWIKYKDYMCDDILYQIRNRMGNPNIQISEEIYNEALISIEDMCLIMSNKLLIQLGLTAPNRPMHDAFNQELHREKLYDFNALKELIQTNLPLLNEQQKYVFETLMKVTNDETGGIYFLDAPGGTGKTFLISLILATIRSQNKIALALASSGIAATLLEGGRTAHSALKLPLNMQSNETPTCNVSKNSAMAKVLQQCKLIVWDECTMAHKKSLEALDRTLKYLRSNNNRFGGAMILLAGDFRQKLPVIPRSTPADELNACLKSSNLWKHVKVLHLSKNMRVELQNDQSGNIFSKQLIDIGNGKFPIDLLTGCINFPQSFCQLTRSKDELIQKVFPDVSQNYRNHDWLSERAILAAKIIDVNELNFKIQEQITGELRIYKSVDSATNQDDVVNYPPEFLNSLDLPGLPPHNLQLKVGSVVIMLRNINQPRLCNGTRLAIKNLLNNVIESTILKGKYKGEDVLIPRIPMIPTDVPFEFKRLQFPVRLAFAMTINKSQGQSLSDCGINLENPCFSHGQLYVTCSRVGKPSDLFIYAPGNQTKNIVYHKALQ